AAAATCCTTTGTTACCATGCAATTTTCTGCTTGtactttcaaaatcaaaataaatcaacaagGCCTTTTTAACCCTTGGCATTCATTGGTCCAAACTGACATATCTCAGCAAGAAGAATTAAACATTCCACACTGGAAATACTCCATCCAAACAGGACTAGAAGTGGTTTCGTAGTCATATAAGATGAAGGATTGGTATAATTAGCAAAAAATTTCTTGGCCCACAGGTCCACTCTTCTGCAAATGGAATCACAGTGAAAATGTGGCATCAACAGCACTCCTAATGATGCAAAAATGGAGGAaaggattttaattttaaaaaataacaataacagCAACATGCCATTCCTACCAACACTGAAGGGTTTATATTGTTAAACAAACTCGACCTGTATAAGGGCATTTATAAACAGAATATGGTGAGAATGGTGAAATCAAATGCAAATAGCATGCTAGTTAATTACCTTGTACAAGCTCTAAATGCTTCATGGATGAGAAATAATGGTGAATTAAAACCCACTCCATCTTCTGCGAGCAATTTTCCTAAAACAGGAGCACAGCAAAGCACATGAAAATCAATTACATTAGAGTGATGACAACAACAGAATACAGCCTCCCAAAGTTACTTCAAATGCAGTTATTTAAACAATTTAATCACAGTTATAATGCAAACTGAAGTAAAAGAGAAGTGATTACAAATTAAGCACCCAACCTCTTAGAAGTTCACTGATCACTCTTGATTTGTTAATGCTGATGGTTGTTGCCACCCATGAACCAAAGTAGTATATGTAATTTCATCTAAAGGTAACCCTTCCTGGGACATATAATCACATATTTTAAAACCTTCTTCTATCTTCCCTTCCTTGCAAAACCCATTTGTCAAGACATTATAAGTGACAGTGTCTGGGACAATTCCTTTTCCTACCATTTCATGTAGAAGCTTAGCTGCTGTTTTCATATCACCTGATTTGGAATATCCATCAATCATGACAGTATACGTAATTTTATTAGGGTGTATGTCATATGAAGACATTTCCTGCAAGACATTCACCACTTTATCCATCTGACCTAGCTTACAGTAACCACCAATTAGTGCAGTATAACAGACAACATTTGGAAGCAAACCCTCCTTTCTCATTTCATCAATAAGGCATTTTGCATCCTCCATGCGTCCAATATTGCACATTCCATGTATTAGAGAAGAATATGTGGCTGTAGTTGGTGGAATACCCTTGCTTCTCATGTCATCATGAAGTTTAAAGGCCTCCACTGTATTCCCATTTCGACAGTATGCTCTGATAAGTGTATTATAAACAACAGAATTCAGTTCCAAATTCTGAGTGAGCAACTCAGTGAAGAGTTTTTCTCCCTCCTCAATTTTGTCAGCCTTACAATATCCATCAATCATGACACCATATGTATAAACATTTGGAACTAGATCTCTACTTTTACATTCATTCCAAAGGTTCACAGCTTCGTCCAATTTACCAATACGACACATCCCGTGTATCAGCAAATTGTAAGTAAAAGTGTCTGGTTCAATTCCTTGCTTAACCATTTCTCCCCTCAATTTAAAACCTTCCTCAACCTTTCCCTCCTTGCAACACCCTGAGATGAGTGTGTTGTATGTGATCTTATCCAATACGAAACCCCTTTCTAACATCTTCTTGAGAAGCCTAACAGCCTCTTGCATATTACCCGTTTTGCAAAGTCCATGAATTAGAGCATTTGTGGTCACTAAATTGGCTCCAAAGCCTTTCTCCAAGAGCCTAAACCAAAGTTCCACTGCATCTGAGTGCTTACCCTCCTTACAAAGCCCACCCACCAATGTGGTCAGCAACCCATCATTGGGTCTCATATTTCTTAATAGCATCTCCCTGAGGAATCTTAGTGCAGACTCAAACCTAGAATTCATACATAACCAGTGAATAATCGTAGTAAAAGCACCAGGGTTTATAGAGAATCCTCTCGATAGCATCTCCTCCAAAATGCACTCAGCTTGTTCCATCTGCCCAATCTTGCAAAATCCCTGGATGATTGAATTAAGAGTAACTGAATTGGGGTTGATTCCCTTGGAGACCATATCACCCCTTATCCTCAATGCATCCCCAAGGTTTCCCATTTTACAGTATCCATCAATCAATGTGTTATAAACAACCTCATTCGGTGTAAACCCCTTTTCCAACGTTTCCTTCAAAACAGAATTTGCTTCATTAAACTTTTCCAATTTCATCAAACCATTAATAAGAACACTGTAAGTTATAAGAGTAGCATTCACGCCATCTTTCACCATTTTCTCCTTGAATCGAAAAGCCTCATCTAAATTCCCATGCTTGCATAAACCATGAATAAGATTATTATATGTAACAACATTCGGAGAAACACCCAACTTCTCCATGTCAAAAAACAACTGAATAGCATCCTCAACCTTCCCTCCCTTACAAAAGGCATTAATTGCAGTGCTAAACAAGTAAACATCTGGAGAAACACCTTGGCGCATAGTCTCAAACACCCAATAACTCTTTTCAAGTTCATTCGCCTTAACTAAAGAACTCAGCAAAAAGGTACAAGTCTTCACAGTTGGAAACACACCCTTATTAGCCAAAAACCGGAAAACGCCAATAGCATTCCGGAAACCCACATTCCTGAATTGGGTACAATAGACATGAATCAACAAATCAACTGCCGCAACCGCAACACCCGACTCGCCCACCTCATTCAAATCCGCCATTGCACTGGCTATCTCAATGTGCCTATTTTTCGGGTCCCCGAACAAAACGGGCAGCTTCCGATCGATTAAACGGATCAAAAGCAGCCTAGCGGGAGAGACAAAGCCCGAAACAATCAAACTACGCATCAAAACACAGTATGATCGAAGAGTGAATCGAAACCCACATGAATCAgaagcaaaataaaagaaattcaaagcaGTTTTGGGGTTAACATTACGTCTTACGGAGAAGAATACAGAATCGAATTGATGAGGAGACAAATGGGGTATGAGTTGTTTACACTGAGTGGAATCCAGAGATGGGTTTGAGAGAATTGAAGTTACCGATTTGAGAAGAGCATGATCCGAAGAAGGAGGCTGATTCTGGGACGGCAATGGCGACGGTGGATGTGGGGCGGCGGAGGTGACACAGGTAAGGGGGCGTGCGATTGGGCAGAAGATTGGTGTGGGTTTTGGGAGGAGGGTTATTCTCAAATCCATTGATTGATGTAAACACGAAATGGGGTCTTTTAAGGGTTTAGAGGGCATTGAGAGGTGAACCTGGAGGCGGCGGCGAGGCTGCCATGGCTGTTGAGAGGAGGTTAAAGGGCCACGGAGGCTGAAGAATGAGAGTGGGAAACGGTCTTCAAATGAAGTTTGTTGTGCAACAAGGGTTTGAGTGAGAGCCAGAGGCAGTCCCATTCCACCAccccacaaaaataaaaaaacaaaaacaaaagaaataaaaaaatttaaaataaaaaaataaacaaattaaattaaattaataggttaaaatataaaaatttaaaaataaaataattaaattaaattaaattaaaaaaaaccactTCTTTTAGTCcatcatttttatattctaaACAAGTTGAGTAAAGAAcgttaaatattttatctttattttcaattaatataatttaaaagtgaaataaaagtcaatttttttatatatttttaatttttaagtttttttagttttaatttaattttaaatttcttattttattattaatgtcaaccaacaaaatttttattcaattttattaaaaaaattaagaaaatgaggggatttatataatataaaatatgaaattattattaattagagGACTagaaagaattttatttatcacttaaggatttgaagaatttttCTATTGATGTGtagtataatatatttatttataagatactTTCATTAAATTAAGATGCATTAattgtttaatcattttatttaatattatcaagtacattttattttaggaaataattatctcatttatgaaaaagtatatatattttaaattattaaattaagataaattaattattgaataattttattaaaaaagtcattcaaagaaataattattttatttatgaaaaaacgcatgtatttttaaataggtaaagaaaaaattaatttataaaatttaaggttctattttccatatattttcatattaataagACAAAATccactttttccttttctttttttttttgtcacatttttaatatttatagtcatattaattttatcttaCTAACCACAGtcatattcttattttatagATGTTGAAGTAAAATTAGATAAAAGGTTCTCTTATTAGGCATCTACAAAAAGGTAAAACTTTATTTGACATAATGATAAAAGGAATTGTGgcttaaaaatagaataaatagtatggctcataaaaaaaataaaaaataaaaataaaaatgacaccaTTTACCAATATAAATGGTGATGAttggatattaaaaacataaaacaaaaaaaaaattaatgtaattgACAAAAACAATAACTTAGAATGGGAATGATAAACGTtgacaaaaatttcaaatttcaatagaATAATTATTGTATTGAGAATCTCTTGAAGACTTCGAGTTCGTTTGatagttagaaaaattaggctaatctaATATAAGATAATCACcttagaggggggtgaatagggtgatagtctctttttacaaatttaaactaagTTAATATAAGAGAtaattatatacaaatatataataaaacaatataaaaataattacatataaagtaaaagagtagagAAGAGATAATGAAAACACgatatttttataatgattcGACATTActcgacctacatccactctcctctagcttccatcccaagcttgaggtccCACTAATTTAAGGTTTCCAAACCAAGTCTTCAAGCAatataattggattatggttccaatccaccatcttggacttttggctccaagtaCCCTTTTAAACCTCAAGAAATACCTCACTCTTAAATAACTCcttaagtgataccccacacttgagaatccctaagtgatatctcacacttagattcttcccctcaaagatttacaaatgaataaagggtctcacaaaatcctagtacaaaactttaaggctcaatgatacaagaaaattagGATTGAATTGTGCattaatgatatgcaagttttagaataatggtgcactcaaaaatatTCTCTcaatgctcaaatatattcaagaaaggtttaaGAATGTTAagctcttgaaacaatgaagattgaaacctttttataaaggaaaaatgtcaaactagtcgttg
This DNA window, taken from Vitis vinifera cultivar Pinot Noir 40024 chromosome 2, ASM3070453v1, encodes the following:
- the LOC100240858 gene encoding pentatricopeptide repeat-containing protein At4g19440, chloroplastic, translated to MPSKPLKDPISCLHQSMDLRITLLPKPTPIFCPIARPLTCVTSAAPHPPSPLPSQNQPPSSDHALLKSVTSILSNPSLDSTQCKQLIPHLSPHQFDSVFFSVRRNVNPKTALNFFYFASDSCGFRFTLRSYCVLMRSLIVSGFVSPARLLLIRLIDRKLPVLFGDPKNRHIEIASAMADLNEVGESGVAVAAVDLLIHVYCTQFRNVGFRNAIGVFRFLANKGVFPTVKTCTFLLSSLVKANELEKSYWVFETMRQGVSPDVYLFSTAINAFCKGGKVEDAIQLFFDMEKLGVSPNVVTYNNLIHGLCKHGNLDEAFRFKEKMVKDGVNATLITYSVLINGLMKLEKFNEANSVLKETLEKGFTPNEVVYNTLIDGYCKMGNLGDALRIRGDMVSKGINPNSVTLNSIIQGFCKIGQMEQAECILEEMLSRGFSINPGAFTTIIHWLCMNSRFESALRFLREMLLRNMRPNDGLLTTLVGGLCKEGKHSDAVELWFRLLEKGFGANLVTTNALIHGLCKTGNMQEAVRLLKKMLERGFVLDKITYNTLISGCCKEGKVEEGFKLRGEMVKQGIEPDTFTYNLLIHGMCRIGKLDEAVNLWNECKSRDLVPNVYTYGVMIDGYCKADKIEEGEKLFTELLTQNLELNSVVYNTLIRAYCRNGNTVEAFKLHDDMRSKGIPPTTATYSSLIHGMCNIGRMEDAKCLIDEMRKEGLLPNVVCYTALIGGYCKLGQMDKVVNVLQEMSSYDIHPNKITYTVMIDGYSKSGDMKTAAKLLHEMVGKGIVPDTVTYNVLTNGFCKEGKIEEGFKICDYMSQEGLPLDEITYTTLVHGWQQPSALTNQE